One window from the genome of Natrialba magadii ATCC 43099 encodes:
- a CDS encoding NAD(P)/FAD-dependent oxidoreductase: MQSTPRVLVVGGGLAGLVAARHLAGGGVTVSLLERRDTVGGRVRTIERDGFRFDRGFQVLFTAYPAVQRELDLEALDLRAFAPGATIARPGHRSTLSDPLREPRAALSTLLNPDITVGDKRRVLSLWRELRGREHDPDAVFAADRSEDTTIDQFLRDRGFSDRFRERFVAPFYGGITLDRSLSTSSRVFEYTFAALASGSTAVPAAGMGAIPAQLADRARAVGATIETGCEVETIEYRERDETVTVSLEDGDDDNNGDSDDSHESDDNHDGGTANRDVDAVIVAADPPTAQSLTGVSAIPTEGRASTTQYYRLSGRTTLNTGRRLLLNASDDGPVHVVPHSEVAPEYAPPDETLLSATYLGHREESDQELTDRTQAALESWYPERAVGELEPVHTERIEFAQFAQPPGVYERLPDVRDPEGPVYLAGDYTRWSSIQGAMESGRQAARAVLKDLSR, translated from the coding sequence ATGCAGTCGACTCCTCGAGTACTCGTCGTCGGTGGTGGCCTTGCTGGACTCGTTGCCGCACGGCATCTCGCTGGCGGTGGTGTTACCGTTTCGCTGCTCGAACGACGCGACACGGTCGGTGGCCGGGTCCGGACGATTGAGCGGGATGGCTTTCGGTTCGATCGGGGCTTTCAGGTGCTGTTTACCGCCTATCCTGCGGTGCAGCGTGAACTCGATCTCGAGGCGCTCGACCTGCGAGCGTTCGCGCCGGGAGCGACGATTGCTCGGCCGGGCCACCGGTCGACGCTGTCGGACCCGCTCCGTGAGCCGCGTGCCGCCCTCAGTACGCTGCTCAATCCCGACATCACGGTCGGCGACAAGCGCCGTGTGCTCTCGCTGTGGCGAGAGCTCCGCGGACGCGAACACGATCCCGACGCGGTGTTCGCGGCCGACCGTAGCGAGGACACGACGATCGATCAGTTCCTTCGCGACCGCGGCTTTTCGGATCGGTTTCGCGAGCGCTTCGTAGCACCGTTCTACGGCGGTATCACTCTCGATCGCTCGCTCTCGACGTCGAGCCGCGTCTTCGAGTACACGTTCGCGGCGCTCGCATCCGGTTCGACCGCGGTTCCCGCTGCGGGGATGGGTGCTATTCCGGCACAACTCGCAGATCGTGCCAGAGCAGTTGGTGCGACGATCGAAACAGGGTGCGAGGTTGAAACGATTGAGTATCGAGAGCGTGACGAGACTGTCACCGTCTCGCTCGAGGACGGTGATGATGACAATAACGGCGACAGCGACGACAGCCACGAGAGCGACGACAACCACGACGGCGGAACAGCCAACCGTGACGTCGACGCCGTCATTGTCGCGGCCGACCCGCCGACAGCCCAGTCACTCACCGGCGTGTCGGCAATCCCAACCGAGGGCCGGGCGTCTACGACGCAGTACTATCGGCTCTCTGGTCGAACCACGCTGAATACCGGTCGGCGGCTCCTCTTGAACGCCAGCGACGACGGCCCCGTCCACGTCGTTCCCCACAGCGAGGTCGCACCCGAGTACGCACCGCCCGACGAGACGCTTCTGAGCGCGACCTATCTCGGTCACCGCGAGGAGAGCGACCAGGAACTCACGGATCGAACGCAGGCGGCACTCGAGTCCTGGTACCCAGAGCGAGCCGTCGGTGAACTCGAGCCGGTACACACCGAGCGTATCGAATTCGCCCAGTTTGCCCAGCCGCCAGGCGTGTACGAGCGCTTGCCGGACGTGCGCGATCCCGAGGGGCCGGTGTATCTTGCTGGCGACTACACGCGCTGGTCGTCGATTCAGGGCGCAATGGAGAGCGGCCGGCAAGCGGCGAGAGCGGTGCTCAAGGACCTGTCGAGGTGA
- a CDS encoding plastocyanin/azurin family copper-binding protein: MRQLDRRTALKGIGITTSLVGFGGVVAGENEDDDERGEPEFGDWLEDVDEPADETGEDEVEIAVGAGDNGNRFDPEAVRISEGTTVVWEWTGDGGSHDVVHDPDAEEEQLENGGDSDDVNNDDTEEDDVDEDDDLEPEFETDLTEEEGHTFEHEFDEAGTYLYVCTAHEPDGMRGAIVVAEDEDEDEDESEDENGDQDANGDGDQVDENDDGNQTGDD, encoded by the coding sequence ATGCGACAACTCGATCGGCGGACGGCGCTCAAGGGAATCGGTATCACAACATCGCTCGTCGGGTTCGGCGGTGTCGTGGCCGGCGAGAACGAGGACGACGACGAACGCGGGGAGCCCGAGTTCGGCGACTGGCTCGAAGACGTCGACGAACCGGCGGACGAAACTGGCGAGGACGAGGTCGAAATCGCCGTCGGGGCGGGCGACAATGGAAACCGATTCGATCCCGAGGCCGTTCGGATTTCCGAGGGAACGACGGTCGTCTGGGAGTGGACCGGCGACGGGGGTTCACACGATGTCGTCCACGATCCCGATGCAGAGGAGGAGCAACTCGAGAACGGTGGCGATAGCGATGACGTCAATAACGATGATACTGAAGAGGACGACGTCGACGAAGACGACGATCTGGAACCCGAATTCGAGACTGACCTCACTGAGGAAGAAGGGCACACGTTTGAACACGAGTTCGACGAAGCGGGGACCTACCTCTACGTCTGTACAGCGCACGAACCCGACGGAATGCGAGGTGCGATCGTTGTTGCGGAAGACGAGGACGAGGATGAGGATGAGTCCGAAGATGAAAATGGAGATCAGGATGCAAACGGCGACGGCGATCAGGTGGACGAGAACGATGATGGAAACCAAACCGGGGACGACTAA
- a CDS encoding acyl-CoA thioesterase — MATDDKTEATFQPVFENRVRFAETDLQGIVFYGEYFTFQDEAISAYLRELEYGYEEMVDDGWQIHVVNAELNYRDGAQFGDRLMNEARVVEVGNSSITFEYRVRRVGRDEGRRERAELELESEERGESDGTDRDELDESDTDGPDGGDANETGEPILAEGTVTHVGVDLETEEPIRIPDAFRDAVVALQGGI; from the coding sequence ATGGCAACTGATGACAAGACTGAGGCGACGTTTCAGCCGGTCTTCGAAAACCGCGTTCGCTTCGCCGAAACAGACCTCCAGGGAATCGTCTTCTACGGCGAGTACTTCACCTTCCAGGACGAGGCCATCTCTGCATACCTCCGTGAACTCGAGTACGGCTACGAAGAGATGGTCGACGACGGCTGGCAGATCCACGTCGTCAACGCAGAACTCAATTATCGTGACGGCGCGCAGTTCGGCGACCGTCTGATGAACGAGGCCCGCGTCGTCGAGGTGGGCAACTCGAGTATCACCTTCGAGTATCGCGTGCGGCGGGTGGGGCGAGACGAGGGTCGGCGTGAGCGTGCGGAACTCGAGTTGGAGTCGGAGGAGAGAGGCGAATCGGATGGGACAGACAGAGACGAATTGGATGAGTCAGATACAGACGGACCGGATGGGGGAGACGCGAACGAAACTGGCGAGCCAATTCTCGCCGAGGGGACGGTCACCCACGTTGGCGTCGACCTGGAAACGGAGGAACCGATCCGGATTCCGGATGCGTTCCGGGATGCTGTTGTCGCGCTTCAGGGCGGAATTTGA
- a CDS encoding winged helix-turn-helix domain-containing protein, which translates to MPPEYSVPNDAYAALGDETRLEILFELADHYDEAWSSGWLSFSALCERVSVDDTSRFSYHLGKLQDQFVVKEREQYRPTIAALEVVTAIRAGTYDDTTTRETTIDASCPHCAQSLLARHHNHMLTLSCSDHGVAMGYPVPPIAAAHHSLETVVDLVLQRHAAHVESLRRGVCPYCWGPATLSLPYEEIPEFILQYDTVYATAACEECWMSYPLPVPELLVSHPAVHALYAAHDLEPPATHLGSNSLVNLSDVNLLEDGGANVTISLEEATLVVELRDDGSLEQWHES; encoded by the coding sequence GTGCCTCCGGAGTACTCCGTCCCCAACGATGCGTACGCGGCCCTCGGTGACGAGACGCGACTCGAGATTCTGTTCGAACTGGCCGACCACTACGATGAGGCGTGGTCGTCCGGGTGGCTCTCCTTTAGTGCACTCTGTGAGCGGGTCAGCGTCGACGACACGAGCCGATTCAGCTACCATCTCGGGAAGCTACAGGATCAGTTCGTCGTCAAGGAGCGCGAACAGTACCGGCCGACGATCGCTGCGCTCGAGGTCGTAACTGCGATCCGCGCTGGTACGTACGACGACACGACGACTCGCGAGACGACTATTGACGCGTCCTGTCCTCACTGCGCCCAGTCGCTGCTCGCCCGTCACCACAACCACATGCTGACGCTTTCCTGTTCAGACCATGGCGTTGCGATGGGCTATCCCGTCCCGCCGATCGCTGCCGCCCACCATTCACTCGAGACGGTGGTCGATCTCGTACTCCAGCGACACGCAGCCCACGTCGAGTCGCTTCGTCGCGGCGTCTGTCCGTACTGCTGGGGTCCAGCCACCCTCTCTCTGCCATACGAGGAGATTCCCGAATTCATCCTTCAGTATGACACCGTCTACGCGACAGCAGCCTGTGAGGAGTGCTGGATGTCCTACCCGCTCCCAGTTCCCGAACTGCTCGTTTCACATCCCGCTGTCCACGCGTTGTACGCCGCTCACGACCTTGAGCCGCCAGCCACCCACCTCGGCTCGAATTCACTGGTGAACCTGAGCGATGTCAATCTTCTCGAGGACGGCGGGGCCAACGTCACAATCTCACTCGAGGAGGCAACGCTCGTCGTCGAGCTCCGCGACGATGGTTCCCTCGAGCAGTGGCACGAATCCTGA
- a CDS encoding MBL fold metallo-hydrolase, producing the protein MDRISLGNDEFEGHNNAYVLADPDSDALALVDTGIATPDIRADFADGLAERGYDFSDVDDIVLTHFHVDHAGLAGEIQAESGATVYVHEADAPMVEQEPDALAALDERRRAYLDEWGVPEDSQAELLSFLDSSAEIEGEPAAVTTIEDGDVLEVGGRTLEVIHTPGHAAGLCCYEIRDGPETAHADAVDDGAEAFVGDAILPVYTPNVGGADVRVERPLQQYLTALRRLADRDYDRIWPGHRDPIDEPTDRALTIAEHHRERTENVLDVLAEHGPADAWTVSAHLFGDLEGIHIVHGPGEAYAHLDHLRHEGVVEFDDGEYRLIDNADDVEIDHVVTADD; encoded by the coding sequence ATGGACCGCATTTCGCTGGGTAACGACGAGTTCGAAGGACACAACAACGCCTACGTGCTCGCAGACCCCGACAGCGACGCGCTCGCGCTCGTCGACACCGGGATCGCGACCCCCGACATCCGCGCAGACTTCGCGGACGGCCTCGCCGAACGCGGCTACGACTTCAGTGACGTCGACGACATCGTGCTCACGCACTTTCACGTTGATCACGCCGGGCTTGCCGGCGAAATTCAGGCTGAAAGCGGCGCGACGGTCTACGTCCACGAGGCCGACGCCCCGATGGTCGAACAGGAGCCCGACGCGCTCGCGGCCCTCGATGAGCGCCGGCGTGCGTACCTCGACGAGTGGGGTGTCCCTGAGGACTCGCAGGCGGAACTGCTCTCTTTCCTCGATTCCTCCGCCGAAATCGAGGGCGAACCCGCAGCCGTGACGACGATCGAAGACGGCGACGTACTCGAGGTCGGCGGCCGGACGCTCGAGGTGATCCACACGCCGGGCCACGCAGCAGGCCTCTGTTGCTACGAAATCCGGGATGGTCCGGAGACGGCCCACGCGGACGCCGTCGACGACGGTGCCGAGGCGTTCGTCGGCGACGCCATCCTGCCGGTGTACACCCCGAATGTGGGCGGTGCAGACGTTCGCGTCGAACGGCCACTCCAGCAGTACCTCACGGCGCTTCGCCGACTCGCCGACCGCGACTACGACCGCATCTGGCCCGGTCACCGCGATCCGATCGACGAGCCGACCGATCGTGCGCTGACCATCGCCGAGCACCACCGTGAGCGAACCGAGAACGTCCTCGACGTGCTCGCCGAGCACGGCCCGGCGGACGCCTGGACCGTCAGCGCCCACCTGTTCGGTGACCTCGAAGGGATCCACATCGTCCACGGGCCTGGCGAGGCTTACGCCCATCTGGATCACCTGCGCCACGAAGGCGTCGTCGAGTTCGACGACGGCGAGTATCGACTCATCGACAATGCAGACGATGTCGAGATCGATCACGTGGTGACGGCCGACGACTGA